A single window of Zea mays cultivar B73 chromosome 10, Zm-B73-REFERENCE-NAM-5.0, whole genome shotgun sequence DNA harbors:
- the LOC100284982 gene encoding eukaryotic translation initiation factor 4B, translating into MLLLPTGPRERSAEELDRSRGFRSYGGGSGFGGPGGERRGGFDDEDRRGPGRSSDLDMPSRADEADDWGATKKFTPAPTDSGRRDRFGGPSPLGRADDIDDWSRGKKPLPARYPSLGSGGGFRDSPAFRDSPAASDSDRWVRGATPLPHNGEGAGERPRIVLNPPKRDPLVASTPPAEVARNRPSPFGAARPREDVLAEKGVDWRKFENEIEHKTSRPTSSHSSRPNSAHSSRPGSPGSQVSAVGSEGAPRARPKVNPFGEAKPREVVLQEKGKDWRKIDIELEHRAINRPESDEERNLKEEINLLKVDLKEIERNMSNGSDQTSVDAKGLSEKISQLESQLEQLSRELDDKIRFGQRPRSGAGRVTALAPTSLGEEPHATVVDRPRSRGGMEPPPRQEERWGFQGSRERGSFGASRNSDRPMARQRW; encoded by the exons ATGCTGCTGTTGCCCACGGGGCCCCGGGAGCGCTCGGCCGAGGAGCTGGACCGCTCCCGCGGGTTCCGCTCCtacggcggcggcagcggcttcggcggccccgggggagagcgCCGCGGCGGCTTCGACGACGAGGACCGCCGCGGGCCGGGAAGAAGCTCGGATCTTGATATGCCCTCCCGCGCTGACGAGGCTGACGACTGGGGCGCCACCAAGAAGTTTACCCCGGCTCCCACGGACTCTGGCCGCCGCGATAGGTTCGGCGGCCCTTCCCCTCTCGGCCGTGCTGATGATATTGACGACTGGTCGCGCGGCAAGAAGCCGCTCCCGGCGCGCTACCCCAGCCTCGGGTCTGGAGGTGGCTTCCGCGACTCTCCAGCCTTCCGCGACTCACCAGCTGCTTCTGATTCTGACCGTTGGGTCCGTGGCGCCACCCCTTTGCCACACAACGGCGAGGGGGCGGGGGAGAGGCCGCGCATCGTCCTGAATCCTCCTAAACGTGATCCGTTAGTTGCCTCTACCCCACCTGCTGAGGTGGCCCGCAACCGACCAAGCCCGTTCGGGGCTGCAAGGCCCCGGGAGGATGtgctggcggagaagggggtggACTGGAGGAAGTTTGAGAATGAGATTGAGCACAAGACCAGCCGTCCTACCAGTTCGCACTCCAGCAGGCCGAATAGCGCTCATTCCTCCCGCCCTGGGAGCCCTGGGTCGCAGGTTTCGGCAGTTGGGAGTGAAGGAGCACCGAGGGCACGGCCAAAGGTTAACCCATTTGGTGAGGCCAAGCCAAGAGAAGTGGTGctgcaggagaaagggaaggatTGGAGGAAGATTGATATTGAGCTTGAGCATCGTGCTATAAATAG GCCAGAGTCTGATGAAGAAAGAAATTTGAAAGAAGAAATCAACCTTCTGAAGGTGGATCTTAAGGAAATCGAGAGAAACATGAGTAATGGTTCTGACCAGACATCGGTAGATGCAAAAGGTTTGTCTGAGAAGATATCTCAGTTGGAAAGCCAGCTTGAGCAGCTTTCAAGGGAGTTGGATGACAAGATTCGATTTGGGCAAAGACCACGTTCGGGTGCGGGCAGGGTTACAGCACTTGCACCAACTAGTTTAGGGGAGGAACCACATGCTACAGTGGTGGACAGACCGCGCTCTCGTGGTGGTATGGAGCCACCACCAAGGCAGGAAGAAAGATGGGGATTTCAAGGAAGCAGAGAAAGGGGCTCTTTTGGTGCAAGCAGAAATTCGGACAG GCCAATGGCAAGGCAGAGATGGTGA